The following DNA comes from Candidatus Nitrosotalea okcheonensis.
GAGGATCCTCTGTGGATGATGCAATGGCTGCATCTAAAAGAGATTGGTGCAATATTCTATCAGGCATTGGAAATCCTATACATCCTCTCAGTTTTTCTTTTTTATTTAGTGTGACAAATACTCCTGATTTGTACGCAAATTTGGATTTAATCTCTTTTGATAATTCTATTTTTTTTCCTTCTTTGAGATATTCTGTAACAACTAGGCGTGCAGTTTTTACTAATCTCTGACCATCTTCATCTGATATACTCAATTCATTCTATCATTTAGTTTCATTATAAATTCTTGAAGTTTTTTAAAGTGAGTTCCTTCCCAGTAAATCTTTTTACAAGAATCACACATCCAAAACTTTTTTTCTCGTTCTAGTACACCTTCTGGAATTTTTCCTATAATACGATATTTTTCAACTGATTGCAGGTTCCCATTGCATAAAATACATCTAGAATTGTTTGTATCTGCCACAAATATACCAAAATTAACTTTTGCATCTATCTGCATAATTTGTTCTGATTCATCGTTTCCTCTGATGAGAATAAACTCAATCTCCTGCTTTTCAGCCTTTTTGGTAAGCTGTTCATCTTTTGTCAAGATTATGCGCTTTTCATTTTTTGCTATCAAAATCAATTT
Coding sequences within:
- a CDS encoding Mut7-C RNAse domain-containing protein; translated protein: MSTYKPNFVVDSMLGNLAKKLRILGYDSKYFSSIEDDKLILIAKNEKRIILTKDEQLTKKAEKQEIEFILIRGNDESEQIMQIDAKVNFGIFVADTNNSRCILCNGNLQSVEKYRIIGKIPEGVLEREKKFWMCDSCKKIYWEGTHFKKLQEFIMKLNDRMN